A single Macaca mulatta isolate MMU2019108-1 chromosome 15, T2T-MMU8v2.0, whole genome shotgun sequence DNA region contains:
- the ANGPTL2 gene encoding angiopoietin-related protein 2 precursor (The RefSeq protein has 1 substitution compared to this genomic sequence), whose product MRPLCVTCWWLGLLAAMGAAAGQEDGFEGTEEGSPREFIYLNRYKRAGESQDKCTYTFIVPQQRVTGAICVNSKEPEVLLENRVHKQELELLNNELLKQKRQIETLQQLVEVDGGIVSEVKLLRKESRNMNSRVTQLYMQLLHEIIRKRDNALELSQLENRILNQTADMLQLASKYKDLEHKYQHLATLAHNQSEIIAQLEEHCQRIQSDQNLKVLPPPLPTMPTLTSLPSSTDKPSGNLGINEIRRSPYNCSSLWPPPNVVTSSTASPYVAPPSKAAFTSEGPWRDCLQALEDGHDTSSIYLVKPENTNRLMQVWCDQRHDPGGWTVIQRRLDGSVNFFRNWETYKQGFGNIDGEYWLGLENIYWLTNQGNYKLLVTMEDWSGRKVFAEYASFRLEPESEYYKLRLGRYHGNAGDSFTWHNGKQFTTLDRDHDVYTGNCAHYQKGGWWYNACAHSNLNGVWYRGGHYRSRYQDGVYWAEFRGGSYSLKKVVMMIRPNPNTFH is encoded by the exons ATGAGGCCACTGTGCGTGACATGCTGGTGGCTCGGACTGCTGGCTGCCATGGGAGCTGCTGCAGGCCAGGAGGATGGTTTTGAGGGCACTGAGGAGGGCTCGCCAAGAGAGTTCATTTACCTAAACAGGTATAAGCGGGCGGGCGAGTCCCAGGACAAGTGCACCTACACCTTCATTGTGCCCCAGCAGCGGGTCACAGGTGCCATCTGCGTCAACTCCAAGGAGCCTGAGGTGCTTCTGGAGAACCGAGTGCATAAGCAGGAGCTGGAGCTGCTCAACAATGAGCTGCTCAAGCAGAAGCGGCAGATAGAGACGCTGCAGCAGCTGGTGGAGGTGGACGGCGGCATTGTGAGCGAGGTGAAGCTGCTGCGCAAGGAGAGCCGCAACATGAACTCGCGGGTCACGCAGCTCTACATGCAGCTCCTGCATGAGATCATCCGCAAGCGGGACAATGCATTGGAGCTCTCCCAGCTGGAGAACAGGATCTTGAACCAGACAGCCGACATGCTGCAGCTGGCCAGCAAGTACAAGGACCTGGAGCACAAGTACCAGCACCTGGCCACACTAGCCCACAACCAATCGGAGATCATCGCACAGCTTGAGGAGCACTGCCAGAGG ATCCAGAGTGACCAGAACCTGAAGGTGCTGCCACCCCCTCTGCCCACTATGCCCACCCTCACCAGCCTCCCATCCTCCACAGACAAGCCATCGGGTAA CCTCTGGATAAATGAGATTCGAAGATCCCCATACAACTGCTCCTCACTGTGGCCACCCC CAAACGTAGTAACGT CCTCCACAGCCTCTCCCTACGTGGCGCCTCCTTCAAAGGCAGCCTTTACATCTGA AGGCCCATGGAGAGACTGCCTGCAGGCCCTGGAGGATGGCCACGACACCAGTTCCATCTACCTGGTGAAGCCGGAGAACACCAACCGCCTCATGCAGGTGTGGTGCGACCAGAGACACGACCCCGGGGGCTGGACTGTCATCCAGAGACGCCTGGATGGCTCTGTTAACTTCTTCAGGAACTGGGAGACGTACAAG CAAGGGTTTGGGAACATTGATGGCGAATACTGGCTGGGCCTGGAGAACATTTACTGGCTGACGAACCAAGGCAACTACAAACTCCTGGTGACCATGGAGGACTGGTCCGGCCGCAAAGTCTTTGCAGAATACGCCAGCTTCCGCCTGGAACCTGAGAGCGAGTATTATAAGCTGCGGCTGGGGCGCTACCACGGCAATGCGGGTGACTCCTTTACATGGCACAATGGCAAGCAGTTCACCACCCTGGACAGAGATCACGATGTTTACACAG GAAACTGTGCCCACTACCAGAAGGGAGGCTGGTGGTATAACGCCTGTGCCCACTCCAACCTCAACGGGGTCTGGTACCGCGGGGGCCATTACCGGAGCCGCTACCAGGACGGAGTCTACTGGGCTGAGTTCCGAGGAGGCTCTTACTCACTCAAGAAAGTGGTTATGATGATCCGACCGAACCCCAACACCTTCCACTAA
- the ANGPTL2 gene encoding angiopoietin-related protein 2 isoform X1 — protein MRPLCVTCWWLGLLAAMGAAAGQEDGFEGTEEGSPREFIYLNRYKRAGESQDKCTYTFIVPQQRVTGAICVNSKEPEVLLENRVHKQELELLNNELLKQKRQIETLQQLVEVDGGIVSEVKLLRKESRNMNSRVTQLYMQLLHEIIRKRDNALELSQLENRILNQTADMLQLASKYKDLEHKYQHLATLAHNQSEIIAQLEEHCQRVPAARPVPQPPPAAPPRVYQPPTYNRIINQISTNEIQSDQNLKVLPPPLPTMPTLTSLPSSTDKPSGPWRDCLQALEDGHDTSSIYLVKPENTNRLMQVWCDQRHDPGGWTVIQRRLDGSVNFFRNWETYKQGFGNIDGEYWLGLENIYWLTNQGNYKLLVTMEDWSGRKVFAEYASFRLEPESEYYKLRLGRYHGNAGDSFTWHNGKQFTTLDRDHDVYTGNCAHYQKGGWWYNACAHSNLNGVWYRGGHYRSRYQDGVYWAEFRGGSYSLKKVVMMIRPNPNTFH, from the exons ATGAGGCCACTGTGCGTGACATGCTGGTGGCTCGGACTGCTGGCTGCCATGGGAGCTGCTGCAGGCCAGGAGGATGGTTTTGAGGGCACTGAGGAGGGCTCGCCAAGAGAGTTCATTTACCTAAACAGGTATAAGCGGGCGGGCGAGTCCCAGGACAAGTGCACCTACACCTTCATTGTGCCCCAGCAGCGGGTCACAGGTGCCATCTGCGTCAACTCCAAGGAGCCTGAGGTGCTTCTGGAGAACCGAGTGCATAAGCAGGAGCTGGAGCTGCTCAACAATGAGCTGCTCAAGCAGAAGCGGCAGATAGAGACGCTGCAGCAGCTGGTGGAGGTGGACGGCGGCATTGTGAGCGAGGTGAAGCTGCTGCGCAAGGAGAGCCGCAACATGAACTCGCGGGTCACGCAGCTCTACATGCAGCTCCTGCATGAGATCATCCGCAAGCGGGACAATGCATTGGAGCTCTCCCAGCTGGAGAACAGGATCTTGAACCAGACAGCCGACATGCTGCAGCTGGCCAGCAAGTACAAGGACCTGGAGCACAAGTACCAGCACCTGGCCACACTAGCCCACAACCAATCGGAGATCATCGCACAGCTTGAGGAGCACTGCCAGAGGGTGCCCGCAGCCAGGCCCGTCCCCCAGCCACCCCCCGCTGCCCCGCCCCGGGTCTACCAGCCACCCACCTACAACCGCATCATCAACCAGATCTCTACCAACGAGATCCAGAGTGACCAGAACCTGAAGGTGCTGCCACCCCCTCTGCCCACTATGCCCACCCTCACCAGCCTCCCATCCTCCACAGACAAGCCATCGG GCCCATGGAGAGACTGCCTGCAGGCCCTGGAGGATGGCCACGACACCAGTTCCATCTACCTGGTGAAGCCGGAGAACACCAACCGCCTCATGCAGGTGTGGTGCGACCAGAGACACGACCCCGGGGGCTGGACTGTCATCCAGAGACGCCTGGATGGCTCTGTTAACTTCTTCAGGAACTGGGAGACGTACAAG CAAGGGTTTGGGAACATTGATGGCGAATACTGGCTGGGCCTGGAGAACATTTACTGGCTGACGAACCAAGGCAACTACAAACTCCTGGTGACCATGGAGGACTGGTCCGGCCGCAAAGTCTTTGCAGAATACGCCAGCTTCCGCCTGGAACCTGAGAGCGAGTATTATAAGCTGCGGCTGGGGCGCTACCACGGCAATGCGGGTGACTCCTTTACATGGCACAATGGCAAGCAGTTCACCACCCTGGACAGAGATCACGATGTTTACACAG GAAACTGTGCCCACTACCAGAAGGGAGGCTGGTGGTATAACGCCTGTGCCCACTCCAACCTCAACGGGGTCTGGTACCGCGGGGGCCATTACCGGAGCCGCTACCAGGACGGAGTCTACTGGGCTGAGTTCCGAGGAGGCTCTTACTCACTCAAGAAAGTGGTTATGATGATCCGACCGAACCCCAACACCTTCCACTAA